The following are from one region of the Heliangelus exortis chromosome 2, bHelExo1.hap1, whole genome shotgun sequence genome:
- the ADNP2 gene encoding activity-dependent neuroprotector homeobox protein 2 has translation MFQIPVQNLDNIRKARKKVKGILVDLGLDSCRELLKNLKTFDPGEKHFCNTSWSDVSPWEPVGKRKRYRTKPYCCSLCKFSSKLLTSFKNHLHRYHEDEMDQELVVSCPKCAFASDPKIVGKHIRMFHSSNKRIQNYTVSILDGMKQFRSDIINFTCLKCHFTDTLYYNMKKHVLMNHFQNLISTYFGQKPDESKENSVEHYCKKCNASANTQDSLMYHVLTAEIHRDLENKLRSVISEHIKKPGLVKQMHPKPPLGIAVAAPSVGPATGPAGSVAAPACIQLAFPPNNQNQSVVQPKAVQNTVTALTVPSASGSIPHTTSAPVVAPSHVTLVSSKLPVGQNNVNIQTSPSQPVIVSHRLPLNQSVNAGVIPSVGTVNQTVAPAVLPLNQPGLFPINQPIGAMNGQVAAGVLPVAQPVSSVNRPVAPGVLSVNQSLGNVNRPIGPGVLPVAQTVPSGVLQLNQPVVSGVVRVRHPVRPGFLQLNQPVGPAVIPVNQPVQPAVPQNATFLTAGSILRQLIPTGKQVNGIPTYTLAPVSVTLPVPPGGGVATVAPPQVPIQLMQSGTVTQLSQSPAGAPSPPMVLTSQNISLQTSPPAPETRQAKQWKTCPVCNELFPSNVYQVHMEVAHKHGEVKMEDTLEPDKLAACAPFLRWMTKKTVRCLSCKCFLCEEELMKHLLMHGLACLFCTVTFHNLKSLVEHNKTIHNGKKQLHADYSNRGFQLGNDAQGDLVFPHFDFSTVLPKEDMGEREVHLAVLAGLNSRTLVPVYIKVKPQTAEVSNRSNKKVLTCPFCFGTFVSKDTYEMHLKERHHIMPTVHTILKSPAFKCIHCCGVYTGNMTLTAIAVHLLRCRSAPKDSNSSMKMQLERSEKKELLFVNGEKHDSLILKRKQSDSCYVAEDQRNKEQQPLSLSIALTPENSGVVPFKRQKVHSRTEMKKLPSSEDLCILAVDPKQYDENSYEAQKQFLTDYFHERPYPSKKEIELLSSLLYMWKIDVASFFGKRRNICLKAINNHKPAVLLGFSMSELKNIKHSMNIKDEPLHV, from the exons atgtttcaaattCCTGTTCAAAATCTTGATAATATCAGGAAGGCTCGAAAAAAGGTGAAGGGCATTCTTGTGGATCTTGGGCTTGACAGCTGCAGGGAATTGTTGAAG aatcttAAAACTTTTGACCCAGGTGAAAAACACTTTTGTAACACTTCATGGAGTGATGTCTCTCCTTGGGAGCCTGTGGGCAAAAGGAAG aGATACAGAACAAAGCCGTACTGCTGTAGCTTATGCAAGTTCTCGTCAAAATTACTTACTTCATTCAAGAATCACTTGCATCGTTACCATGAGGATGAAATGGACCAAGAGCTGGTGGTTTCTTGCCCAAAATGTGCATTTGCTTCTGATCCCAAAATAGTGGGAAAACATATCCGGATGTTTCATTCATCTAATAAAAGAATACAGAACTATACAGTCAGCATTTTGGATGGCATGAAACAATTCAGGAGTGACATTATAAACTTTACATGCCTAAAATGTCACTTTACAGACACTTTGTATTACAATATGAAGAAACATGTGTTGATGAACCATTTTCAAAACCTAATAAGTACATATTTTGGCCAGAAACCTGATGAAAGTAAAGAGAATTCTGTTGAGCACTACTGTAAAAAATGTAATGCTTCTGCAAACACCCAAGATTCTTTAATGTACCATGTCTTGACAGCTGAAATACACAGAGACCTGGAGAATAAACTTCGGTCTGTGATTTCAGAACATATTAAGAAACCAGGACTTGTGAAACAAATGCATCCAAAGCCTCCACTGGGCATTGCAGTGGCTGCGCCATCTGTAGGGCCTGCCACTGGCCCAGCAGGTTCTGTTGCAGCTCCAGCTTGCATTCAGCTTGCATTTCCACCAAATAATCAAAATCAGAGTGTGGTGCAGCCAAAAGCAGTTCAGAACACAGTCACAGCACTGACTGTCCCAAGTGCCTCGGGTAGCATTCCACATACAACTTCTGCTCCGGTTGTTGCCCCGTCACATGTCACTCTTGTATCTAGTAAGCTTCCTGTAGGTCAGAATAATGTTAATATTCAGACATCACCTTCCCAGCCTGTCATTGTTTCCCATAGGCTCCCCCTTAATCAATCTGTAAATGCTGGTGTTATTCCTTCTGTTGGGACTGTAAATCAAACCGTGGCCCCCGCAGTTCTTCCTCTTAACCAGCCTGGGCTCTTTCCTATTAATCAACCCATTGGTGCTATGAATGGTCAGGTTGCAGCTGGAGTGCTGCCTGTTGCTCAGCCTGTCAGCTCTGTGAATCGACCAGTTGCACCAGGAGTTCTTTCTGTCAACCAATCACTTGGGAATGTGAATAGACCTATTGGCCCTGGGGTCCTTCCTGTGGCCCAGACAGTTCCGTCAGGGGTTCTCCAGCTTAACCAGCCTGTTGTCTCAGGGGTTGTTCGTGTCAGACACCCTGTTAGGCCTGGATTTCTTCAGCTCAATCAGCCTGTTGGCCCGGCAGTTATCCCAGTAAATCAGCCAGTTCAGCCTGCGGTTCCTCAAAATGCAACTTTTCTAACTGCAGGTTCTATACTTAGGCAGCTGATCCCAACTGGGAAGCAGGTTAATGGCATACCTACATACACCCTTGCCCCCGTTTCGGTTACTTTGCCTGTGCCTCCTGGCGGTGGAGTAGCAACTGTTGCCCCACCACAGGTGCCCATTCAACTAATGCAGTCTGGGACAGTAACCCAGTTGTCCCAGTCACCAGCTGGTGCACCCTCTCCTCCTATGGTTTTAACGTCTCAGAATATATCTTTACAAACCTCCCCACCAGCTCCTGAAACAAGACAGGCGAAGCAGTGGAAGACTTGCCCTGTTTGTAATGAACTTTTCCCATCGAATGTCTACCAGGTGCACATGGAGGTGGCCCACAAACACGGTGAAGTAAAAATGGAGGACACCTTGGAACCTGACAAACTTGCAGCTTGCGCACCCTTTTTAAGGTGGATGACGAAAAAGACTGTCCGGTGTCTCTCTTgtaaatgttttctctgtgaGGAAGAGCTTATGAAACATCTCCTGATGCATGGCTTAGCTTGCTTGTTTTGCACAGTTACTTTCCATAACTTAAAAAGCCTTGTGGAGCACAACAAAACGATACACAATGGGAAAAAGCAGTTGCATGCAGATTATAGCAACAGAGGATTTCAACTAGGGAATGATGCTCAGGGTGACCTTGTATTTCCACACTTCGATTTCAGTACAGTGTTACCAAAAGAAGACATGGGTGAAAGAGAAGTACATTTGGCAGTGCTTGCTGGATTAAATTCCAGGACACTTGTCCCTGTTTACATCAAAGTGAAACCTCAGACGGCAGAAGTGAGCAACAGAAGCAACAAAAAAGTGTTAACCTGTCCTTTTTGCTTTGGTACATTTGTTAGCAAAGATACGTATGAAATGCATTTGAAGGAGCGGCATCACATCATGCCAACTGTACACACAATTTTGAAGTCGCCTGCTTTCAAGTGCATCCACTGTTGTGGTGTGTACACTGGAAATATGACTCTGACAGCTATTGCTGTGCATTTGCTCCGTTGTAGAAGTGCTCCCAAAGATAGCAACTCAAGCATGAAGATGCAGCTTGAGCGTTCTGAGAAGAAAGAACTGCTATTTGTGAATGGTGAAAAGCATGATTCTCTGATACTGAAGAGAAAGCAGTCCGATTCCTGCTATGTTGCAGAAGACCAAAGGAATAAGGAACAGCAGCCTCTGAGCTTAAGTATAGCTCTAACTCCAGAAAATTCAGGGGTAGTGCCTTTCAAACGACAGAAGGTTCATAGTAGGACTGAGATGAAGAAGCTTCCTTCTAGTGAGGATCTTTGCATTCTAGCAGTAGATCCTAAACAGTACGATGAAAATTCATATGAGGCTCAAAAACAGTTTTTGACAGACTACTTTCATGAGAGGCCATATCCTTCTAAAAAAGAGATAGAGTTACTTTCCTCACTCCTATATATGTGGAAAATTGATGTTGCATCGTTCTTTGGAAAAAGGAGGAATATATGCTTAAAGGCAATTAATAATCACAAACCAGCTGTGCTGTTGGGTTTCAGTATGTCTGAACTAAAAAATATTAAGCACAGTATGAATATAAAAGATGAACCCTTACATGTGTAA